The Ptychodera flava strain L36383 chromosome 14, AS_Pfla_20210202, whole genome shotgun sequence genome segment GCAGACATTAGACATTTTATAAATCCAGCtagtaaaagaaaacaaattagaTTATGATACAAGTTTAATGGGtcttttattagtccccacggactcCGTCCAGGGGGGACTTATAGGGTTGGTCATGTCCATGTGTCTGTGCGTctgtctgttcacgcagatatctcagagatgcctgtagtgatttcattcaaacttggtacaaggattacttcattatgtcatacatatgcacgtggatttgttttgtgatacagtccaatatggccgccgtgggaccattttgttacgattttttcatgtatggagccataactcaggcacctctcaactgattttattcaaagttggtacaaggacattgacctatatcatacatatgcacgtcaatttgtttcacgatatgatccaatatggccgcatggcggccattttgttacaattttttcatgtccttagccataactcaggcacgtctcaaccgattttattcaaagttggtacaaggacattgacctatgtcatgcatatccacattgatttgttttgtgatacgatccaatatggctgccatgcggccattttgttacgattttttcatgtacagagccataactcaggcacatctcaaccgattttattcaaagttggtacaaggacattgacctatgtcataaatatgcatgtcaattggtttcacaatccgatgcaatatggctgccttgtggccattttgttatgattttgtcatgtcctgagccataatttggatatgtatcaactgatttttttcaaagttggtacaaggacattgacctatgtcataaatatgcatgtctattggtttcacagtcCAATGTAATATAATGGCTGCCCGGTTGCcattttgttaagattttttcatgttcagaGCCATAACATATTTCCacaagtatcattcaaagttggcacaaggacgttgacctacgtcatacatatgcacatcaatttgtttcacggcatgtagcagtatcatgtcagttattgaatttttgtagttagtctgatatgtcaagaaatactgcatcaaatttcatgaaacttggtacagatgttaagctcacattgctttaacagtgaaaaagacatttatcagtgtcaagttaattaatttgtaattgcatatgtaatgaactttcctaattagagtgatatatccacaaatactgcgttaaatttgatgaaacttggtatgtacagattttgatctcatagtattgtaaatacaaatcagtgacacttagtggtatcatttatatatataaattaattgctagtttgcatttacataatggatttttgtttttagggtgaatgtccaaagtactgcatcaaactttatgaaatatggtaccggtgataatctgtcagtgttaggataggatgcaaaaatgtttggcagcatcctgtcgattaagtactaattgattcattttaatgaccttttgtatttAGTACCGtggcttacattggttttatgttttcaccaccatggaactcatttttggccattaagccccatctgtatcacagtaattttaatcacagacctaattaatgaagaggactctttcctctcagaggacttgagtacccattaacaagtggggactgtgtcaatgacttgttatcaaATCTCCCTTTCATGGAATATCTGAACAATACTTTTGGGTAAAGTTGATTGAATTGCATTCAAAGTAGAAGTAGTGATATTGCTCACCTTTGTGTGATGTTCTGTCAAATCATTTATTTACAACAGGATTTCATTTcactattttgatatttgagatATTAACACTTGAATTTAAATTCACTGATTCTGATTGTTGAACAGTGGTATCTGTTGCTATTTAACATACATGTTGACTACGATTTAGTCATGCAGAATTCATCTATCagcaaaaataggaaaattaaaTCCTTGTGAATAATGACTACTTTTTCAGTGCTGTTACTTCCTATTCATACTCAACTATCTGTTTCTATATACACAGTAGTTATTTTCACAATTATACATTACCATTACTACATGATTCTTTCAAAGTATGATGGCTCCAGTTTGGATCATGTGGATGACATCAGCAACTGAACCTTCAACTATCATTGCCATGGTTTATGCCTCAACATGAAGAGTTAGACTGGAGAAAATGGGATTGGGAAATTCTTctatattacatgcctcgtacatcgaacgtcgcgcgcttcATAAGATTCAATGGTAATTCGTCAATGatgtcgcgggccgcatagtcatcattggactgaaagtgaaccggaactattttcaacttaacaactttttgatgtaaaagtgttgaaatttcatgttttgcataggaaatccggtttttggaaaattttgcagaaaaaaatgataaaccgcataacagtagttcaaatatatcaatgcaccatttgatgatgaaaatcgttccatttttaacGGTTTACCGTCGAAAAGGGAATTAAAGAAtctgattatcatttgccaataaacgtaaatattttgagtgaaaactgtgtaagagaggcatgtaatgaaaatattatagcccaaacaagggactatgtaccctcggggcaggagacaatttgccctccttacgtcgggcaaatggtcccCTATCCTcgggtacatagtcccatgtttgggctataatatataatattttatgacTGCTTGTCTTAAGTACTGAAATCCATCATTTCTGTAACCTTCAAGTAAAGGTTACTGTGATTAAGacaaattaaggtagaacatgcCTTGGGTACATATTCtgactgtcaaacttttacaattcttttctgatataccacttgtgggggttcattttaaagctcttgatgtcatttgtgtctctagtaccaaatttgcacggtgacttccaatttatattcttgattttaaaagagaatggtggaaagattccttaaggaaagtttgatcaaaagtttaagtctttcactttcaaggcacatagtACCTTAGCATTTAGAAATGTGCAAACAAAGCCAAGTGATTGGCAAATTCATGGGGAAGATCGTACAGTTCAGTGTCTGCTTTCACTAGCTTAAATACAACTGAGTATATCAGAactatttatgtatttttaggATCAAAGTTCTCTCACTTCATAAGTCAAAATTTATCTTTGAAGTCTTTGCAGTTTAATATCCACGCATGCAAAGTGTACAGTAATAAATTATGTATGTTTTCCTGTTGGAGATTTCAATGTCTAATCTTACATTGAAGTACTCAGTTTTGACCCAATTCTTTACTTTTCTATTTACTTCTGTggaattgtattttacatttatcTGGCAAACTAGAGGGATGTTATAGTCTTAATAAAAACTTCTTGACTAGTGATATCAAATGTGCTTCACAGTGGCTGTAACAATCACCCAAACTACTCTGCTTGATTTTGTCTTTTATACTGCTTATGACCAATGTGcaacagtaaaaaaaatgtttcaatattttttgaaatgcgTTTAAAAGTTACTTACTGTCATGGGGTTCAGTGCTCTGTAACTGGTTATAATCTGCTTTGCTGTTTGCAatgtttgtgtatatatatttcatggcagctgtttaagataatgtatattaattcaaaatatgcaataaatatattgaattcAAAGGAGAATGTTGTGATTTCAAATGATTACTATGGAGACCCATGATGCATTTGGTTAGATGAACAGCACCACAACACATTCACACAATTCAAATGACATTTACATTCCAATAACAAAGCTAAGTTACAGGCTGAATATGGATGTTTATGTTATGCAATGTTATGTTCAGAGGAAGAGTTAGATGAATGCACTGTACACAAGCTGTTCATGAATAGTTGCGGTTTCACTATCCACTGGCTCTATTCATGGATAGGGTAATGTTGAACTTCATTTTGAGTTCAGCTCATTACGAATTGTTTTCAGATGATAATTTTGAGAATAAGTTGATCATTACATTATAGAAATAATGCACAATGCGCTAACCAttgacgtttatttatgggcaagggcgagaggaaaacTAAAAATTGACGGGCAAGGCTTGCCAAGcctgttaattttggctttcctctcacccgcacccataaataaacgttaatggtcagcgtggAGTctgttattagtccccacggacaccgtccgggggcaCTTATAGGTTTGGTTATGTCTGTGCATGCGTCGGTGCGTGCGTCAGTGCTTGTgtccatctgttcacgcagatatcttagAGATGCCTAGAGcagtttcattcaaacttgtttttagggtgaatgtccaggaGAACTGCATCAAACTATATAAAATATGGTACTGGTGATAATCTATCGGcgttatgataggatgcaaaaatgtttggtaacatcctgtcgattaattactaattgagtcatttaatgatcttttgtaattaggatggcagcctacattggttttatgttttcacaacCATGGAACTCGTTCTcagccattaagccccatctgtatcgcagtgtttttaatcacagacctaattaatgaagaggaccctatcctctctgaggacttgtaattaaagtacccattaacaagtggggactatgtcatcaacgatgacttgtttccattatattatcaactaaCCCCAAAGAGCCGACAAAAGTTACGAAAATTTTCTTGCGAatgacaacggggccccagaacttgtcagtgagcAGTGTGCgcactgcaaaaattttgcaaatccagagattttttttgaaaaaagtgtctaaacttggcccacaagtgctccattttattttgtggttgattatgatctttgtacaaatcgcaattttcattttagctgtaaagttactatgcttacgatattattcatattcacgggcatgaaaacaaaccattactgtgtatttgtgggcagtcacgtggacagggcatggtaatataattcagATTGATTGCTTTTCAACAAAACACAtttgaagtttttaaaatttgaatgtgTTTTGCTGACCAATGGAACAAGATGCACATAGAGggacattaacccttttcctgccagacagtatcacttctccatcagcaaagtcagtaaaaagcggttttgagccaaaacatgacgtattttcacccactggGCTTTGTCTGTTAtaatagcatctttagtccaaaataatcaagtttacagtatttatgttttcaacagctttcaaatgtacttattatgttaaaatacaccatatggaatatgttgtgtttcattaattttaaccattttgacctgatggtgaaatatggacttggcaggaaaagggttaataacaCGGTGCTGTTTAGTGTGTGTACATTGTAGTGTTCAAAATTGCACCACAATTATGGACATattagtttaacccttttcctgccaagagATATTCTGCAACAAAAAcagaataaatgtatttttattctaTTACATAATATGAATTGATCATTCATGAGGAACGGTTTCCTGTAATAATCCACTTGCATGGTTTGTAATAATTGTATCCTTCAGACAAAATTTAAAAGTGAACAATACATTATTAGAGTACCATATGTATATTGATATCTGGCAGTCTTGCTACTATTACAAAGTTGCATTACCCTACAAAATGTAATAAACCAGTAAAAGTTGTAAGCCTAGAATTTTCTTTGTGGTAAGGAATAGAAAGATACAAATTCCATATAAAAGGACAATtctcaataaaatatcaataaaaagtACTTTCAAAACTAGGGTATTTTCCAAACATTAatcaaagacacaaaaaaatattgaataaagaTATCTGGAGGACTCCACACACAATTGGCTAGACACTTTGTCATCAGTCAGTATAGCCAGAAAAAAGTTGTCACTTGGATGTGAGCCATgtttttataaaatacactgaaaaCAAATCTCTAACCAAAAGTGAGAAAATTTGCCCTGTAAATGTTGGTCTTAAAGTTTCAACATTTGAGCGAAAGTGTAATATTGGGCAAAAACTTGAACATTATATGTGGATtttattaaagtaattttatgATTCTAACATCAGCAAGCTTACCACAGTTGGTTTGCtaaaactgataaaataaaGCGAAAAACATTGAACGCGCAAATTTCgtcatcatttgaacaaattcaaataaGACGCTcataacaaaatattgaagtttcCGAGGAAAGAGTATCATCATGTTGACGAACGAGGACCGCGACAATCAACCCATAATATAAAGCACTTTTAACTTAAATGTTTAactcgattggaactaatttgggataattggattttcatattttttaaatttctcaaaagtgttaggtgccagatagatgaatgttgcaataatataaataactcataaaaacaagtgtgtaatgtaaaaagaaaagcagatgagattacacttgtagattaaatcggcattacttcaccatccaattatcgcaaattagttccaatcgtgttgtttataattttttatttcatcaattttttggtacatgtGTGAGggataaaatattttatgtatCAATAAATCGGACGGTAAATATATTAATTCGTCAAAGTTTTGGAAGGGCTTTTTTACCCTAAGTTTTAACTTAAAGCTACAATTTCCTTGTGTAATGAATATGAAGTATAGAAACATAATACAGACGGAATTATAATTTCATGACAACGAAAGACTGGATCTATCCTTTTTTCAATGTAATTAACCACTACACATAATCGACTTTCCCCTGTACAAAATTAATCACCAATATATAAGCTGATATTACCCTCCACTTCATATCACATCACAACAATATGTGCTAGGCATTCAATTATAGCATCATTCAATATATAGCAACAGGTTGGCCTAAGCAAagaaagattaaaattttccaTCGATGTTGTTTATATTTCTGTGACTGGAAGGGAATCAAACAGCATCATCCGCAATTCATCTGCTGTGGGTGCTGGATCACGTGACCAACATTGGTCTACAATCTTCAGAAGCTGTGACATAAAAAAATGAAGAACGAATTAAAGATTCCCAGACTACAATATCGAATATAACCCTGGCCTTGATGGGCTTATGTACGAAAGTAATAGTTTTAGGTTCACAGAACTTGACATGCGCGACCAGGTTCTAGGATATCAATGCAAAAAACCCGATGATATCGGTCCATTTGGACTACTCACACAAATGAAAGCATATATCATGAAACAATTTTAAAGGGAGGgggcacagtaagtgaggctacccacaatgccccatgatttgttcactcagatattttttgctaaaggctttttcagttttatcagttccttaacaatttttaacttataatttaagttcaggattatttgttaaaactatgttccaaaattattgataatgtttgaaattcaaaagtaaattaacgaaaagttgatgtttggaggtgctaaaaattgcacacttgtaaagataaagttatcacctgtcagacatgcaaatttcctttgttacgaaaattaaaaaaaatcaataccctttcttttgccaacacagatgcaacttattcccttagtttccttgaaaatattgtgtatggctgtcaaaaatctatgtcgacaaaattacaaaattgctatcttctccgcggaaaagggattgatcttctcattattcacagtgagaaatcagaaaattatgattatcagaactatgttgccagaattttgaaatatggaccgagctgttctgtgtacagaagaaatttgcgtCAGCTCAGTGAGTGAtatccgtgtgtacagatcatggagaattgtagGTAGCCTCACTTTAAtactgtgggggggggggggtcggtcgTCGCgaaactctgctcaaaggttgccagggacccctacgacgaTGAAAGTTAACAcatgttaacaatgaatatcgtaaaatttaaatattgtagctatgttgacgttatgcatctagatatcatgcatgaaatactaTGTTTGTAagcaagaaagtcgcacacgcgcagttccgacgaccccccTTTAACTGGACTCTTAGGTAAATCTGTGACGCTATCTTTTTGTCTCTCTGCTTGAACTGTTCAACATGTTGACATCGAAGATATTAATGCACAGGAGCGCGATCTCAATGTAGTTTTTTTAAAGATAGTTTTCGATGTTTAGTgaaatatcaaatctgtaaaTGGATGGCCAAATATATTGTTGGTACGTTTATGGATAATAAATATACTATAGTATTTACACTGTTAAACTATTGTTTTCAGTATAACCGTTTCGAATCACATTGTTATCGTGCAGCAAAAAGGCACTGATTTTACGTAAAACGTTAACAATCTGTTACGCTGTTTTTCTCCTTAGAAGAATACTTGATTCTGTTTGCACATTGTTTTCGTGTATGAAAACATTATTTGTAAGCACTTTCCTCCTGTGACACTAATGCTTCACTTGATTGATTCTATTAACCGTAAATCAACTATAAAAATGACTCCCTCTTGTCTGAGGTTTTATGAACGATGAACATATGACATCTTTTTAAGGAGTGACTTGAGGGCCTGACCAAAGTACCCCGTATATCGTTATCATTGAAGGCCTCCTATTGTATTCGTGGTATAGTGTCGTTACACCAATATTTTCACACGGGGTATGCTGCCCTTGTTTAAAACATCTaccaatttatattttaaaaattgaccCATTGTCAGAAATTATCGACAAACTCGTGAATTTTACCGTTACTCTATACATGTAAAGATTTTCCATACGAAGAGGGATATTTTCATTATCGACTCTATTTGAGGGTTTTTCAGATgagaaaaaatcatttttacacCTTTCAATAGGAGTATCCCTCCCCCTTCCCTGTGTATAATAAAAAAGCCTCCAACATGTGCGAATACTTAATATTAAATCTGAGCATACTCAGTGTATAACAATAGTTACTCTGTATATAAAAGGTGTGGTATGTGACGACACTAACTTACATTTTGTCTTAGATTTCCAGTTTCAGACTCTGTACAGGTGAAGATTTGATTCAAGGATTCAGTCAGTATATCTCTTCTGGACAGCAACGATCGTTCTTTAATAAACCAAGGAAACAACATCCTTAACTGTTGATAGTAATCCAAATGACCATATCTGTCTTCTGTTGGTGTATCATCCACAAGATTTTCCATCCCTTCTTCATCAGCGCTCATCACACATGATTTGTCTGGTCGTGATAAACATGTCACTTGTGAACATGCGTTTGGTATCTGTGTTAAGTCGTCTTCTTTAGATTTATCACTACTTGCGTCActcatttgtttttggaatCGACTCGCCTCAACTGATTCGGATAGTTGCGAAATTGACTGCTCAAAAATGTCATCTCGTCTGACTGGGTACCTAATCATAGATGATGTGGATTCGTCGCTGTTTATCTTTCTATCCGATTTAATATCAATATCTGTTGGCCATCCTTTTATTGACCTATCATCGTCCATACCACCCTCTTCATTAACACAGCGAGGCACGTCTTCCACAAATTGACGTCTAGTCTTTAACAGTTTTTTCGATTGCAACACTTTATGCTGCGAATCAATGCCCGGACTGATTCCAGCATATCGCTTAGGTTCGGCCAAAATCTTTAAATCTTGCTTGGACAAATGTTCCATTtctttatgaatattaaaactGACGAAAGAGTGGTTCTCCTGTTTTGATACTTCAGATTTTGTCGATTTAATGTCAAAGAACGGTTCATGTTGGGTAGGTGATTTTACACGTCGACTAGCTGTATATGTGAGAGGAgagtgttttgttttgtcttctCTCCACTCCTTGTCAGGGGTTGACAGTGTTGTCAGTGATGTTACTCCTGACTTTTCATGAAGTTCATCATCAACTGCACACTGTGTTGGGACATCAAACAACTCTCCAAAATCAGACGATGTATTACTTTTCGATGACGATATGTTCTCAAAAGAAGAAGGTGGAACCAATGGCAATCtcctgtgtttttgtttcttggaGGACGCTAATGCTCGCATCTTCTCTGCCAGATAAGTGCGTTCACGGTTCCCCATGCTCATTTGGCTGTTTAACAATGGCTTTTGCTTTCTTGGTTGGGAGCTTTTTTGACTTTGTGAGTTTGGTAGTCTTACTTCGGCATGATACCTGATGTCTGTGTTTGAAAGCATGTTGGATTTGGAGTGTTGGTATCGCAAGTGATCGTAAAGATAAACATTTTCGTTACAGACCGCTTGCATGGATCCTCTTTCATTTCGTTCAACTAAATCACGACTTGTATTCATTATTCCATTAGGCCTTTTTCCGTCGAGTTTGTGACTATTTGTACCATCATTTGCCGAGTCAGAGGTAGAGTCCCCCAATGTGGCAAAACTTAAATCTTTTGGTATTGGTACTGGCACACGTGTTACCCTCGCTTTTTCCATGGTTGTCATCTTTTGATGGTTACAGGTGTCATGAGTTACACCTGACCGATGTTTTTGTGGCTTTCTTCGTTGATCATTGTTTTCCTTTACGTGGTTTTGAACCGTCGTCTGAAAAACCGATTTATCATTCGATTCTGAGTCAATATTATCGACCTTTAACTTTTTACTTATTCCAGTAAGATTTGGACTTGTCTTCAAAGTATTGCTAGGTGTCGATTTCGGAGTTTTGTCAAATGTGAAAGACTTTGACTCACACCGGCTGTGTAGTTCACAGGTAGAAGAAAATAtgaatgtattgttttcattagaTTTAATTGTTCTTTGTAGAGTTGTACGGcatatctgtaattttgaatttgatttcaatattttatctcCATCGTCATGATTTGTTATTGTTTCATGATTACAGGAAATGACATTATTAACGTCCGCATATATTCTTTTTGCAGTAGTTTCCTTGAACTCTTCATTAGTACAAATCTGCTTTGTCCACTCAGGCGTTGCTTCGACTCTGTAAACGTCCGCTGATCGGTGACTTTTGGGGAAAACTTTCTCTGAACCAATTTTCCTTAAAGATAGTCTTGACAGCGAAAGTTTCTCCTTCGTGTTTAGAACTTTAAACGCGCTTTTCAGTGAATGTTGAAATGTCCGTGGTGGCAGATCGCAGTGACCTATTTCTCTGGTATTGTCAACTTGGTTCTCAACAGGTGCTTGACGGACATTAACGATGACTGGTTTATCTGACGTGATTGCAGTTCTATCAGTGCTCTTCAATGGATGTGCTGCAGTGGGTCGAACTATGTCAAGATTTGCCTCGTTAACAGTT includes the following:
- the LOC139150501 gene encoding uncharacterized protein; this encodes MSNNTTITQSIEDEAIHIITSDSLSVAMWIIALTTIISNAALLFTRLYQQKETSAFALFLSALSLNHIITGTYLTILTSVDSYNDSNNNVREEEWITGSICKFIGFLGSFSVQMSVWIVLTLSITLYCQHFTPGKLNRKNPTFMFGIVIFIEVCFVTMLAALPLRSNLDSTPATEGIFCLRIFFPSYSMRIYNVFIATLLGICIFITSFFICYVNSDVRRRRTAVHVITSDVNNIKGGSSTARKLSCLTLLHVVCWVPSLIVSLSTNTGVVVSVDVCEWLLWFVLPISSVLHPILYVFLTVDNGKELIKMFTECKIGEFIKTSPQTAEISNNAPSRVTWIASELMTAGHDKEKTAIIEWSYDGETTSHGMLKLFHPTRIKEWQNEIKIMLRLSRYDQHPNISEYEWYSDCNHTTIENCPLSLWRHFQNYSRYICTGLYKHGSLRRLFINHRSSLTDANIHAIADQIASGLQYLHGMRIVHNNLTSTSVLVGGNLQTMILEVVISDFNKAMDLSNLSQEPTKYFFIQRTCCCLTVPASERLATPAGIRSYAFSFDIRSFALVLLEMLAWLEQADDSLNSIKCSVLGNKGNFYEIRQSCNPGVIRKTNRSVSQTSPRSHVSQHLTERMVIESTAPDTLSKDDDLALSPIDDMRSQISVRSTPKLIQFTETVNEANLDIVRPTAAHPLKSTDRTAITSDKPVIVNVRQAPVENQVDNTREIGHCDLPPRTFQHSLKSAFKVLNTKEKLSLSRLSLRKIGSEKVFPKSHRSADVYRVEATPEWTKQICTNEEFKETTAKRIYADVNNVISCNHETITNHDDGDKILKSNSKLQICRTTLQRTIKSNENNTFIFSSTCELHSRCESKSFTFDKTPKSTPSNTLKTSPNLTGISKKLKVDNIDSESNDKSVFQTTVQNHVKENNDQRRKPQKHRSGVTHDTCNHQKMTTMEKARVTRVPVPIPKDLSFATLGDSTSDSANDGTNSHKLDGKRPNGIMNTSRDLVERNERGSMQAVCNENVYLYDHLRYQHSKSNMLSNTDIRYHAEVRLPNSQSQKSSQPRKQKPLLNSQMSMGNRERTYLAEKMRALASSKKQKHRRLPLVPPSSFENISSSKSNTSSDFGELFDVPTQCAVDDELHEKSGVTSLTTLSTPDKEWREDKTKHSPLTYTASRRVKSPTQHEPFFDIKSTKSEVSKQENHSFVSFNIHKEMEHLSKQDLKILAEPKRYAGISPGIDSQHKVLQSKKLLKTRRQFVEDVPRCVNEEGGMDDDRSIKGWPTDIDIKSDRKINSDESTSSMIRYPVRRDDIFEQSISQLSESVEASRFQKQMSDASSDKSKEDDLTQIPNACSQVTCLSRPDKSCVMSADEEGMENLVDDTPTEDRYGHLDYYQQLRMLFPWFIKERSLLSRRDILTESLNQIFTCTESETGNLRQNLLKIVDQCWSRDPAPTADELRMMLFDSLPVTEI